Part of the Bacteroidales bacterium genome is shown below.
GGTGAAGAAAGGATCAAGATGCCTGTAAGCCATAAATCTTTGGTTCATATCATGCTCCAGATTGTTACGGCCTGCTGCATAGTATAGTAAGAACTTATCGATCAGTTTTTCTGAGATCTTTGTATTATCATCACAAATAAGTCTTATTTTTAAAATCCTTCAGTCTTATGTCTTTAGTCTTTTAAGCATCAAACCAGAACATGTCTAAATTCAGTTTTTCCTTATTCAAAAACAGTATTTACATTATCCATTACAACACGGGCAATCTTTTTCCGGGATTTTGAAAGCCAGATAGTACATAACTCCCGGAATTATTAAGTACTAAAATATGAAAACTTCATTAAAAAGCATTTAAAAAATAATATCCCAAATTGGGATATTATACAAATTATTCTTATTTTTGCAAGATGAGAATTATTGCTTTCAAAACATTGAGAGAGTTTTTTGAAAAGCCGGAATATGCAGATTCTGAAGCTTCATTACGGGCATGGTATCATGAGGTAAAGACAGCAGAGTGGACCAGTTCCAATGATTTGAAGCAACAGTATAAAAATGCCAGTGTTGTTGGTGAAGGCAGGGTTGTCTTTAATATAAAAGGAAATGCCTACAGATTAGTTGTTGCAATTGATTATGAATTTCAGGTGGTATTTGTAAGGTTTATCGGAACTCATAAGCAGTATGACAAAGTTGATGTTAAAACGATTTAATTATGGAGATCAGACCTATTAAAACAGAGCAGGACTATAATTCAGCGGTTCGCAGGTTGAGTTATTAGGAGAAAGAAAGATACTCCGCAGGGTGATGAAATGGATTTGCTGGTAACTTTAGTTGAATCATATGAGATGAAACATTATCCGTTGCTCCGCCAGACCCGGTTGATGCTATTAAGTTTCCGAATGGAACAAATGGATATAACAAAAGGCCGACCTTATACAATATATTGGGAAGTCAAACAGGGTTAGCGAAATTACGAACAGAAGAAAGCCGACTCTTAACGTGATAAAATCTTTATATAAAAGTTGAGAATTCCAGCTGAGATCTTACTGGAGTAACAGAAGACAGGCAACAATGTATTATGTATTATAAGAGATGATAGAAAGATGTGTCATTTGGCTGCGCCGTCGGTTACTTCGTGTCTTTTGCTGCGCGTCATTTGCCTTCGGCGTCATTCGTTGTCATTTGATTGTTCTACAATTGAATGACAATTGAATATTCATTGATTGATAATGACTATTGAATGACTATTGAATGACTATTGAATGCCTGTTTCTTCTTCTTTCCTCAAACAATTACCTCTTCACCTGAAACAATGTCAGCTTAGAGTCAAACAATGGCATCTTCGACTTAAACAATGTCATCTTAGCATGAAACAATGTCATCTTTTACTTAAACAATGACATCATAGACTTAAGCAATGGCATCTTAACCTGAATCAATGACTTCTTACGATGTTGAGAAACAATCTGTCGGCAGCCGGAACCGGAAGGAAGACCACCGGAAAGAGAGTGATTTCTTCCGTAATAGAAGTATTCGCCGTTGAGCCCTTGCGCCATTACGCCTTCGCGCCGTGAATCGTGCGTCGTGTGTCGTGCATCGTGCGTCCTTCTTCCATCATCTATAGTACATAATACATAATACATTTTTCACTACATTAGTCCCTCAATCCACCACCAATGAATGACATTCAAATACTGATTGACGAACTGGTCAAATTCCGCGATGCCCGCCACTGGGATCAGTTCCACAACACAAAAGACCTGGCGCTGGCATTGTCTATTGAGGCTGCCGAGCTGAATGAGCTCTTTCTCTGGAAACCGACTGAGGAGTGCGAAAAGGTTGACCGGACCAAACTAAAGAGGAACTTGCCGATGTGTTTGCGTTTGCCTTGCTTCTGGCAGGGAAACATAATCTTGATGTTAAGGAGATCGTTCCTCGAGAAGATAAAAAGAACGGGGAGAAATATCCGGTCGAGAAATCGAAGGGACGGCCAAAAAATATAACGAATTATGAAGAAGGGCAACCGGTGTGCGGCATCCGGTTTGCGGCATCTAAAACCGCAAGCCGCAAACCCCGCACCGCATACCGATAATTTTTACAGATGCTGATCTACC
Proteins encoded:
- a CDS encoding type II toxin-antitoxin system HigB family toxin; protein product: MRIIAFKTLREFFEKPEYADSEASLRAWYHEVKTAEWTSSNDLKQQYKNASVVGEGRVVFNIKGNAYRLVVAIDYEFQVVFVRFIGTHKQYDKVDVKTI